From a single Fulvivirga ulvae genomic region:
- a CDS encoding zinc ribbon domain-containing protein, translating into MKKKECPSCAMEVEADSKVCPVCGYEFPGFGKGIQWVAILLVLLMLLFFIL; encoded by the coding sequence ATGAAAAAGAAGGAATGCCCGTCATGTGCCATGGAGGTGGAGGCTGACAGCAAAGTTTGCCCTGTTTGCGGATATGAATTCCCCGGTTTTGGAAAGGGGATACAGTGGGTGGCCATTTTGCTTGTTCTGCTCATGTTGCTTTTTTTTATATTGTAA
- a CDS encoding DMT family transporter, with translation MKQTTHLRHVLDFNLAMILMSTSGSLGRYISMPPPVIIWWRCLLAALFLYLFCRWRKVNLSVNIVHDGFSIILAAALLGGHWITYFYALHLSNVAIGMLSLFTYPVFTALLEPLLLKSGFNLRHIGLGMLALVGIYLLAPDFDMENSYFRGILFGLVSSLLYALRNILLKKKVSRYQGSTLMFYQLLIAMVLFVPVLFIYDSSGITGQWPAVVTLALVTTAIGHTMFVMGLKHFSVSTASIISSSQPIYGIIIGMIFLHEIPQWNTVFGGALILISVVIESIRSYSASDRSSS, from the coding sequence TTGAAACAAACTACACATCTACGTCATGTATTAGATTTTAACCTGGCCATGATACTAATGAGCACATCCGGCTCTCTGGGCAGATATATATCTATGCCTCCACCAGTCATTATCTGGTGGCGCTGCCTGCTGGCAGCTTTGTTTTTATACCTGTTTTGCCGCTGGAGAAAAGTAAATTTATCCGTCAACATTGTCCATGACGGCTTCTCGATCATTCTGGCCGCAGCACTTTTGGGCGGGCACTGGATCACTTACTTTTATGCGTTGCACCTGTCCAATGTTGCCATTGGTATGCTGTCGCTGTTTACCTATCCTGTTTTTACAGCATTGCTGGAGCCATTATTGTTAAAGTCAGGGTTTAACCTCAGGCATATAGGCCTGGGTATGCTTGCACTCGTAGGCATTTACCTGCTGGCCCCGGACTTTGACATGGAGAACAGCTATTTCCGGGGTATCCTTTTCGGACTGGTATCTTCCCTGCTCTATGCCCTCCGCAATATCCTTCTCAAGAAAAAAGTATCGCGCTACCAAGGTTCCACACTGATGTTTTACCAGCTATTGATTGCCATGGTACTGTTCGTGCCGGTGCTTTTTATATACGACTCCTCAGGCATTACAGGGCAATGGCCCGCGGTAGTTACGCTGGCGTTGGTAACTACAGCCATCGGGCATACCATGTTCGTTATGGGCCTAAAGCATTTCAGTGTAAGCACGGCTAGTATAATAAGCAGCAGCCAGCCAATCTATGGTATTATTATCGGCATGATCTTTTTGCATGAGATACCTCAGTGGAATACTGTATTCGGTGGAGCTTTGATATTGATATCCGTGGTTATTGAAAGCATCCGCTCTTACTCAGCTAGTGACCGGAGTTCCTCCTGA